The following are from one region of the Cytobacillus firmus genome:
- the spxA gene encoding transcriptional regulator SpxA, with amino-acid sequence MVTLYTSPSCTSCRKAKSWLEEHEIAYKERNIFSEPLSIDEIKEILRMTEDGTDEIISTRSKTFQKLDVNLESMPLQDLFELIKENPGLLRRPIILDEKRLQVGYNEDEIRRFLPRKVRTYQLREAQRMVN; translated from the coding sequence ATGGTCACATTATACACTTCACCAAGTTGTACATCCTGCAGGAAAGCTAAATCATGGTTGGAAGAGCATGAAATTGCCTATAAAGAACGAAATATTTTTTCAGAACCGCTATCGATTGATGAAATCAAAGAAATTCTTCGAATGACTGAAGATGGAACAGATGAAATTATTTCAACTCGCTCAAAGACATTCCAAAAGCTTGATGTAAACCTTGAATCAATGCCTCTCCAAGATTTATTTGAGCTAATCAAGGAAAACCCTGGGCTGCTTCGACGTCCAATCATTCTTGATGAAAAACGTTTGCAAGTTGGATATAATGAGGACGAAATAAGACGTTTCCTTCCAAGAAAAGTCCGTACTTACCAGTTGCGTGAAGCACAGCGTATGGTTAATTAA
- a CDS encoding GNAT family N-acetyltransferase, whose amino-acid sequence MHWYEKLNQYFPIEEMKSREHMETLLKERSDIYHKDEGPHHVLMYVELDNFVFIDYLFVSKESRGQGLGHKLLQTLKAKGKPIILEVEPVDYEDTDTEKRLKFYKREGFEHAQSIGYSRRSLATNEINTMEILYWSPENESEEMIYEAMKKTYEMIHTYKDSHFYGKSYQPVDEVLTYEEDKNGTDVLEDL is encoded by the coding sequence ATGCATTGGTATGAAAAACTGAATCAATATTTCCCTATTGAAGAAATGAAATCAAGAGAACATATGGAAACCTTATTAAAGGAACGGTCAGACATCTATCATAAAGATGAAGGTCCACATCATGTTCTTATGTATGTTGAGCTGGATAACTTTGTTTTTATTGATTATCTGTTTGTTTCGAAGGAATCCAGAGGACAGGGACTTGGCCATAAACTACTTCAAACTCTTAAAGCCAAAGGCAAACCGATCATATTGGAAGTGGAGCCGGTTGATTATGAAGACACGGATACTGAAAAGCGCCTCAAGTTCTATAAAAGAGAAGGGTTTGAGCACGCCCAATCAATCGGGTACAGCCGCCGGTCTCTTGCGACCAATGAAATCAATACAATGGAAATTCTATATTGGTCCCCTGAGAACGAAAGTGAAGAAATGATTTATGAAGCCATGAAGAAAACCTATGAAATGATTCACACTTATAAGGATTCACATTTTTATGGAAAGTCATATCAGCCAGTAGATGAGGTACTGACTTATGAAGAAGATAAAAATGGAACGGATGTCTTAGAGGATTTATAA
- a CDS encoding putative glycoside hydrolase, which yields MSADPGEAKEQENQESGLNPKREHVSLVKTLPEKVSRFQFDSGYHFQYPDAVRGIYVTGHSAGGEKFNKLVKLMDDTDLNAMVIDIKDDWGNLTYIPEEKSPYADIGKPYINDPKKILKTMEEKQIYPIARVVVFKDSVLANKKPEWSYKEGKTVWKNGRGESFVNPFLKEVWDYNIGIAIEAAKMGFQEIQFDYVRFPEGFEHRDSSLKYSMGEYENLKIENVQKRVSAVTDFVEYARKQLEPYGVKVSVDIFGYTATLPEAPGIGQNFSKISEHVDVISSMIYPSHWTSYFGIAKPDLEPYKLVSEYAKLENRKLEELDSPPVSRPWLQDFTASYLGAGNYKKYGRAEVEAQIKALKEQGIDEFLLWNAGNSYTQNVDYTP from the coding sequence ATGTCAGCCGATCCAGGTGAGGCAAAAGAACAGGAAAATCAGGAATCAGGACTAAATCCTAAAAGGGAACATGTTTCGCTTGTGAAAACCCTTCCTGAAAAAGTCAGCCGTTTTCAATTTGATTCCGGCTATCATTTTCAATATCCAGATGCAGTAAGGGGGATATATGTCACAGGCCACTCAGCAGGGGGTGAAAAGTTTAATAAATTAGTAAAATTGATGGATGATACCGATTTGAATGCGATGGTAATTGACATTAAGGATGATTGGGGCAACCTGACGTATATTCCAGAAGAAAAATCACCATATGCCGATATCGGCAAGCCTTACATAAATGATCCAAAAAAAATCTTGAAAACCATGGAAGAAAAGCAAATTTATCCGATTGCCCGGGTGGTCGTTTTCAAGGATTCTGTTCTGGCGAATAAAAAGCCGGAATGGTCATATAAAGAAGGGAAAACAGTCTGGAAGAATGGCAGAGGTGAGTCGTTTGTAAATCCATTTTTAAAAGAGGTTTGGGATTACAATATTGGAATTGCAATCGAAGCTGCTAAAATGGGGTTTCAGGAGATTCAATTTGATTATGTCCGATTTCCTGAGGGGTTTGAACACCGCGATAGCTCCTTGAAATATAGTATGGGTGAATACGAAAATCTTAAAATTGAAAATGTACAAAAGCGTGTAAGTGCGGTTACTGACTTTGTCGAGTATGCCAGGAAGCAGCTCGAGCCATATGGGGTAAAGGTCTCGGTCGATATCTTTGGCTACACGGCGACCCTTCCAGAGGCTCCGGGAATTGGCCAAAATTTCTCTAAGATCTCAGAACATGTGGATGTAATTTCTTCAATGATTTATCCAAGCCACTGGACCTCTTATTTCGGTATAGCCAAGCCGGACCTGGAACCTTATAAGCTGGTTTCTGAATATGCTAAGCTTGAGAATCGAAAATTGGAAGAGTTGGATAGTCCCCCTGTATCCAGACCATGGCTTCAGGACTTTACAGCCTCTTATTTAGGAGCAGGAAACTATAAGAAGTATGGAAGAGCGGAAGTTGAAGCGCAGATAAAGGCACTGAAAGAACAGGGAATTGATGAATTCCTTTTATGGAATGCGGGTAATTCGTATACACAAAATGTTGATTATACACCATAA
- a CDS encoding ABC transporter ATP-binding protein: MAEKLLEIKNLKQHFNVGRPNMVKAVDGITFDIYKGETLGLVGESGCGKSTTGRTIIRLYDATDGQVLFEGEDVHGKKSAKELKKFNRKMQMIFQDPYASLNPRMTVADIIAEGIDIHGLAKSKKERMERVYELLDTVGLNKEHANRYPHEFSGGQRQRIGIARALAVDPDFIIADEPISALDVSIQAQVVNLMKKLQREKGLTYLFIAHDLSMVKYISDRIGVMYFGKLVELAPAEDLYNNPMHPYTQSLLSAIPLPDPETERTRRRKSYDPAVHNYADNEKLEMREITPGHFVYCSEKEYNELKAKYAK, translated from the coding sequence ATGGCAGAAAAATTGCTTGAAATTAAAAACTTAAAACAGCATTTCAATGTAGGCCGTCCGAATATGGTAAAAGCGGTTGATGGGATTACTTTTGATATTTATAAGGGAGAGACCCTTGGGCTTGTTGGTGAGTCTGGCTGCGGTAAATCAACTACTGGACGAACTATTATCAGATTATACGATGCAACAGATGGGCAGGTTCTTTTTGAAGGTGAAGATGTTCACGGCAAAAAATCTGCAAAAGAACTGAAAAAGTTTAACAGAAAAATGCAAATGATCTTCCAGGATCCTTATGCTTCCTTAAACCCGCGTATGACGGTTGCCGATATTATTGCTGAAGGAATCGATATTCACGGCTTGGCAAAAAGCAAAAAGGAACGTATGGAGAGGGTTTACGAACTTTTGGACACGGTTGGTCTTAACAAAGAACATGCTAACCGTTATCCTCATGAATTCTCAGGCGGACAACGACAGCGTATAGGGATTGCCCGCGCGCTTGCGGTTGACCCGGATTTTATTATTGCCGATGAGCCCATTTCAGCATTGGACGTGTCCATTCAGGCTCAGGTAGTAAACCTTATGAAAAAATTGCAGCGTGAAAAAGGATTGACATATCTGTTTATCGCACATGATTTATCTATGGTTAAATACATCAGTGACCGCATCGGTGTTATGTACTTCGGTAAACTGGTTGAACTTGCACCAGCTGAAGATTTATATAATAACCCTATGCACCCATATACTCAATCACTGCTGTCAGCTATTCCGCTTCCAGATCCTGAAACGGAACGTACCCGCAGAAGAAAATCATATGATCCGGCAGTTCACAATTATGCTGATAATGAAAAGCTGGAAATGCGCGAAATAACACCTGGTCATTTTGTTTATTGCTCTGAAAAAGAGTACAACGAATTAAAAGCTAAATATGCAAAATAA
- a CDS encoding ABC transporter ATP-binding protein — protein MEKLLEVKNLEVSFQTYGGTVKAVRGVSFDLHKGETLAIVGESGSGKSVTSQSIMKLIPMPPGRISGGQILLSGEDIVPKTEKQMEKIRGKEISMIFQDPMTSLNPTMRVGTQIMEVLIKHQNMSKTDAKNRAIELLRLVGIPMPEKRVNQYPHEFSGGMRQRAMIAIALAANPKLLIADEPTTALDVTIQAQILELMKDLQNKMDTSIIFITHDLGVVANVADRVAVMYAGQIVEMGTVDEIFYDPRHPYTWGLLASMPSLENDEKAELAAIPGTPPDLTNPPKGDAFAARNQYALAIDFEEEPPMFQISETHFAKTWLLHPDAPKVEPPEAVKKRMRQLSSTFEKPVVVKEGK, from the coding sequence ATGGAAAAATTACTTGAAGTAAAAAATTTAGAAGTCTCATTCCAAACATATGGAGGTACAGTAAAAGCAGTCCGTGGAGTCAGCTTTGACCTTCATAAGGGAGAGACGCTTGCGATTGTTGGTGAATCAGGGTCAGGCAAAAGTGTTACTTCCCAGTCAATTATGAAGTTAATACCTATGCCGCCAGGCCGTATTTCAGGCGGGCAAATTCTTTTAAGCGGAGAAGACATCGTACCCAAAACAGAAAAACAAATGGAAAAGATCCGCGGCAAAGAAATCAGTATGATCTTCCAGGACCCAATGACATCATTGAATCCAACAATGAGAGTTGGAACACAGATAATGGAAGTGCTGATTAAACATCAAAATATGTCAAAGACTGATGCCAAAAACAGAGCAATTGAATTGCTGAGACTTGTTGGTATTCCAATGCCTGAGAAAAGGGTAAATCAATATCCTCATGAATTCTCCGGCGGTATGAGACAGCGTGCGATGATTGCGATCGCCCTTGCAGCCAATCCAAAGCTGCTTATCGCTGATGAGCCGACAACTGCACTTGACGTTACGATTCAGGCACAAATTTTGGAGCTTATGAAAGATCTGCAAAATAAAATGGATACATCTATCATCTTTATTACGCATGACCTCGGTGTTGTGGCAAATGTTGCGGACCGGGTAGCTGTAATGTATGCTGGCCAGATTGTTGAAATGGGAACTGTAGATGAAATATTCTATGACCCGCGTCATCCTTATACATGGGGATTGCTTGCGTCCATGCCAAGCCTGGAAAATGATGAGAAAGCTGAATTAGCTGCTATTCCAGGGACACCTCCGGATTTGACGAACCCTCCAAAAGGAGACGCGTTTGCAGCCAGAAATCAATATGCACTTGCTATTGATTTTGAAGAAGAGCCGCCGATGTTCCAAATCTCTGAAACACATTTTGCGAAAACATGGCTTCTTCACCCGGATGCTCCAAAGGTTGAGCCGCCGGAAGCTGTAAAAAAACGTATGCGCCAATTATCCTCCACTTTTGAAAAGCCTGTAGTAGTGAAGGAGGGAAAATAA
- a CDS encoding ABC transporter permease, whose product MMQISKDKFKLVGTQLGEAEKISKPSLSFWKDVFIRFRKNKLALFGLVLLGLLIFMAIFGPYMTPYDYASNDLSNKNQSPSSEHWFGTDDLGRDMFARTWEGARISIFIGVAAAVIDLIIGVLWGGIAGYKGGRTDEGMMRFADILYGVPYLLLVILLMVVLGQGLSTMIIAMSITGWINMSRIVRGQVLSLKNQEYVLAAKTLGANTSRIMGKHLIPNSMGPILVTMTLTVPSAIFTEAFLSFIGLGLTPPIASWGTMANDGLSAMRYYPWRLFFPAVFICLTIFAFNVVGDGLRDALDPRMRK is encoded by the coding sequence ATTATGCAGATTTCGAAAGATAAATTTAAGTTAGTCGGAACACAGCTTGGTGAAGCTGAAAAAATTTCAAAACCAAGTCTTTCTTTCTGGAAGGATGTATTTATTAGATTTCGAAAAAACAAGCTTGCCCTGTTTGGATTAGTATTATTAGGACTGCTGATCTTCATGGCAATCTTTGGACCATATATGACTCCATATGATTATGCATCAAATGATCTAAGCAACAAAAATCAGTCCCCTTCTTCTGAACATTGGTTTGGAACGGATGACCTTGGTCGTGACATGTTTGCCCGTACATGGGAAGGTGCACGAATTTCCATCTTCATTGGGGTTGCAGCAGCTGTAATTGATTTGATTATTGGTGTGCTTTGGGGCGGTATTGCCGGTTATAAAGGCGGACGCACAGATGAAGGAATGATGCGCTTTGCCGATATTTTATATGGTGTACCTTATCTATTATTAGTAATCTTGTTAATGGTTGTACTTGGACAGGGATTGTCGACTATGATTATAGCCATGTCCATAACTGGATGGATCAATATGTCGCGTATCGTCCGCGGACAGGTGTTATCTCTTAAAAATCAGGAATATGTCCTGGCTGCCAAAACACTTGGTGCCAATACAAGCAGGATTATGGGCAAACACTTAATACCAAATTCAATGGGGCCTATTCTGGTCACAATGACGCTGACTGTCCCTTCTGCTATTTTTACAGAAGCATTCCTAAGCTTTATTGGTCTTGGGTTAACACCGCCGATTGCGAGTTGGGGAACAATGGCCAATGATGGACTGTCGGCTATGCGTTACTATCCATGGCGATTATTCTTCCCTGCTGTGTTTATCTGCTTAACGATCTTTGCATTTAACGTGGTTGGCGACGGCTTGCGTGATGCTCTAGATCCAAGAATGCGTAAATAA
- a CDS encoding ABC transporter permease, translating to MAKYIGKRLLYMLLSLWMIVTATFFFMRIAPGNPFASEKKLPPEIEANLNAHFGLDKPWYAQYWEYLVRIVNWDFGPSFKYKSQTVNDLINEGFPVSFLLGMEAIFIAVAVGVLLGIIAALKHNRWPDYTAMIVAVLGISVPSFIMASFLQYFLAIKMGIFPVARWESFMHSVLPAVALASTPMAFIARLTRSSMLEVLANDYIKTAKSKGLSRGVITVKHTIRNALLPVVTYMGPLTAGILTGSFVIERIFGIPGLGAHFVTSINNRDYTVIMGVTVFYSILLLVSILLVDIAYGIIDPRIKLAGGKKGE from the coding sequence ATGGCGAAATATATTGGAAAACGCTTGCTGTACATGCTTCTGTCTTTATGGATGATCGTTACGGCAACTTTTTTCTTCATGCGCATTGCACCCGGAAACCCTTTTGCATCTGAGAAAAAACTTCCTCCCGAAATTGAAGCTAACCTGAATGCTCATTTTGGCTTGGACAAGCCTTGGTATGCACAATATTGGGAGTATCTAGTTCGGATCGTGAATTGGGATTTCGGCCCGTCATTTAAATATAAAAGTCAAACTGTTAACGACTTGATTAATGAAGGTTTCCCTGTTTCATTTCTTCTTGGAATGGAAGCCATTTTTATCGCCGTTGCAGTAGGAGTTCTTTTAGGAATTATTGCGGCATTAAAGCACAATAGATGGCCGGATTACACAGCAATGATTGTGGCTGTATTAGGTATCTCAGTACCTTCCTTTATCATGGCATCATTCTTGCAATATTTCCTGGCAATAAAAATGGGTATTTTCCCTGTAGCACGGTGGGAATCTTTTATGCACAGCGTTCTGCCAGCCGTGGCATTGGCTTCAACACCAATGGCGTTTATCGCGAGGCTGACTCGTTCGAGCATGCTTGAAGTTCTGGCAAATGATTATATTAAGACTGCTAAATCAAAAGGTTTAAGCAGGGGAGTAATTACAGTAAAACACACGATACGTAATGCCCTTTTACCAGTAGTAACTTATATGGGGCCACTGACAGCGGGTATTTTAACAGGAAGTTTCGTTATTGAAAGAATCTTCGGTATTCCTGGACTTGGTGCGCACTTTGTAACTAGTATCAACAACCGTGACTATACGGTCATAATGGGTGTAACCGTTTTCTACAGTATTCTGTTGCTTGTATCTATTCTCCTTGTTGACATTGCATACGGAATCATCGACCCACGCATCAAACTTGCAGGCGGGAAGAAAGGAGAGTAA
- a CDS encoding peptide ABC transporter substrate-binding protein, with amino-acid sequence MNKRLSIFFSMLLVLSMFLAACSGGGDNAEDGKKGGDDDKKSDVPQELRVNINTEPPSLNPGLAEDATSGTVLRQILEGLTRIGKDGKPENAMAEDVKVSDDQKTYTFKIRDAKWSNGDAVTANDFVYAWKWALDPANNSTYAYQLYYIEGAEAANTGEGSLDAVGVKAVDDKTLEVKLVNPTPYFLELTAFYTYLPVNSKVAEANPEWATDAGENYTTNGPFHLTEWSHSDKIVLEKSETYWDAETVKLDSIEMIMINDPNTELSMFDNGELDWAGAPTGALPTDAMQALKDDGRLTTQPIAGIYNYKFNTTVEPFNNVNIRKAFAHAINRQEIIDNILQGEQLPAMAIVPPTMFEENEKGYFPDNDVEKAKEFLQKGLEELGYKDASELPAVTLSYNTSEAHQKIAQAIQDMWKQNLGVEVNLDNAEWNVYLDKINTMDYQVGRLGWLGDFNDAMNFLEMYRDADGGNNSTGWESKEFQDLLAKSATEADAEARQQLLKDAEAIFMEDMPVAPIYFYTNNWVQAEGLKDVVVSGLGDVQYKWAHFE; translated from the coding sequence GTGAACAAAAGATTATCGATCTTTTTTAGCATGCTGCTTGTGCTAAGCATGTTCCTTGCTGCATGTAGCGGCGGCGGAGACAATGCTGAAGACGGCAAAAAGGGCGGAGACGACGACAAAAAGTCTGATGTGCCACAGGAATTAAGAGTAAACATCAACACTGAACCACCATCTTTAAATCCAGGGTTAGCAGAGGATGCTACATCTGGTACTGTTCTTCGCCAAATCCTTGAAGGATTGACTCGTATTGGTAAAGACGGAAAGCCAGAAAATGCAATGGCTGAAGATGTAAAGGTTTCTGATGACCAAAAGACTTACACTTTCAAAATCCGTGATGCGAAGTGGTCTAATGGTGATGCTGTAACTGCTAATGACTTTGTATATGCTTGGAAATGGGCACTTGATCCAGCTAACAACTCAACATATGCATACCAGCTTTACTACATCGAAGGTGCTGAAGCAGCAAATACTGGCGAAGGCTCACTAGATGCTGTAGGCGTTAAAGCAGTAGATGACAAAACTCTTGAAGTTAAGCTTGTTAACCCAACTCCATATTTCTTGGAATTGACAGCTTTCTATACTTATCTGCCGGTTAACAGCAAAGTTGCTGAAGCTAATCCAGAGTGGGCAACTGATGCTGGTGAAAACTATACAACTAACGGACCTTTCCATTTAACAGAATGGTCTCACAGCGATAAGATCGTTCTTGAAAAGAGCGAAACTTATTGGGATGCTGAAACAGTTAAGCTGGACAGCATTGAAATGATTATGATCAATGATCCTAACACTGAATTATCAATGTTTGATAATGGCGAACTAGATTGGGCTGGAGCTCCTACTGGTGCCCTGCCAACTGATGCAATGCAGGCTCTTAAAGATGATGGACGCCTGACAACTCAGCCAATCGCTGGTATCTATAACTATAAGTTCAATACAACTGTTGAGCCATTCAACAACGTAAATATCCGTAAAGCATTTGCACATGCTATCAACCGTCAGGAAATCATTGATAACATCCTTCAGGGTGAACAGCTTCCTGCGATGGCAATCGTTCCTCCAACAATGTTTGAAGAGAACGAAAAGGGTTATTTCCCTGACAATGATGTAGAAAAAGCAAAAGAATTTTTACAAAAAGGTCTAGAAGAACTTGGATATAAAGATGCGTCTGAGCTTCCTGCTGTAACGTTATCTTATAACACTTCTGAAGCACATCAAAAAATTGCTCAGGCAATTCAGGATATGTGGAAGCAAAACCTTGGTGTTGAAGTAAATCTTGATAACGCAGAGTGGAATGTATACCTTGATAAAATCAATACAATGGATTACCAAGTTGGCCGTTTAGGCTGGTTAGGTGACTTCAATGATGCGATGAACTTCCTTGAAATGTACCGTGACGCCGATGGCGGTAACAACAGTACTGGATGGGAGAGCAAAGAGTTCCAGGATCTTCTTGCAAAATCTGCAACTGAAGCAGATGCTGAAGCTCGCCAGCAATTATTAAAGGATGCAGAAGCAATCTTCATGGAAGATATGCCAGTAGCACCAATTTACTTCTACACTAATAACTGGGTACAGGCTGAAGGCTTAAAAGATGTTGTTGTATCTGGTCTTGGTGATGTTCAGTACAAGTGGGCACACTTTGAATAA
- the trpS gene encoding tryptophan--tRNA ligase, with protein sequence MKTIFSGIQPSGTITLGNYIGAMKQFVELQNDYNCYFCIVDQHAITVPQDRLELRKNIRSLAALYLAVGIDPEKSTLFIQSEVPAHAQAGWMMQCVSYIGELERMTQFKDKSEGKDAVSAGLLTYPPLMAADILLYNTDLVPVGEDQKQHLELTRDLAERFNKKYNDIFTVPNVRIAKEGARVMSLQDPLKKMSKSDPNKKSFISLLDDPKQIEKKIKSAVTDSEGIVKYDKENKPGVSNLLSIYSILSGKTVAEIEGEYEGKGYGEFKAGLSDIVIETLKPIQDKYYALMESEELDLVLDQGAEKANKVAYKMIKKMESAMGLGRKRK encoded by the coding sequence ATGAAAACTATATTTTCCGGCATTCAGCCGAGCGGCACAATTACTCTTGGCAATTACATTGGTGCCATGAAACAATTTGTTGAACTGCAGAATGACTACAACTGCTATTTTTGTATTGTTGATCAGCATGCCATAACTGTTCCCCAGGACAGACTGGAATTGAGGAAGAACATTCGAAGTCTTGCTGCCCTCTATTTGGCTGTTGGAATCGACCCTGAGAAATCCACTCTGTTCATCCAATCGGAAGTTCCAGCCCATGCACAGGCAGGCTGGATGATGCAATGTGTTTCTTACATCGGTGAGCTCGAGCGCATGACCCAATTCAAAGACAAATCCGAAGGTAAAGATGCCGTATCTGCAGGACTGCTGACCTATCCCCCTTTGATGGCTGCAGATATTCTTCTATATAATACTGACCTGGTTCCGGTTGGAGAAGATCAAAAACAGCACCTGGAATTAACCCGGGATCTTGCTGAGAGATTCAATAAGAAGTACAACGACATCTTCACTGTTCCAAATGTAAGAATCGCCAAAGAAGGCGCAAGGGTAATGTCACTTCAGGATCCATTAAAGAAAATGAGCAAATCTGATCCCAATAAAAAGTCATTTATTTCATTATTAGATGACCCTAAACAAATTGAAAAGAAAATAAAAAGTGCCGTAACAGATTCTGAAGGCATTGTTAAGTATGATAAAGAAAACAAACCAGGAGTATCCAACCTCCTTTCCATTTACTCAATCCTTTCAGGAAAAACTGTTGCAGAAATCGAAGGAGAATATGAAGGCAAAGGATACGGTGAATTTAAAGCCGGCCTTTCTGACATTGTTATTGAAACACTTAAACCTATTCAGGATAAATATTATGCATTAATGGAATCAGAAGAACTTGATCTTGTACTTGATCAAGGAGCAGAAAAAGCTAATAAAGTCGCATACAAAATGATTAAAAAAATGGAAAGCGCCATGGGACTTGGCAGAAAGAGAAAATAA
- a CDS encoding YjbA family protein, with the protein MLYLHDVWVNWFEGEENGYNVCHFHEWRKDDGVELLDQVPLLKIDPVLFNYIENDLSELPQQLLDDIYQKAYLRKNHERIQLEYCFVVSDGTGILAVDTIGYNIPIRKSRLIPRQEQLAYEMLENQETANYSFNDQTALKEFHILSPSPDLMAGLTRKERQLKQLLFMALDQLHSSKNDAEIRYWYTEWSPERYTKIQSMNFEEAWYELFDESKYGWSGKHEKFCENLIKGQPFFEKLWEMEHGPKVN; encoded by the coding sequence ATGTTGTATCTTCATGATGTTTGGGTGAATTGGTTTGAAGGAGAAGAGAATGGATACAATGTATGCCATTTTCATGAATGGAGAAAAGATGATGGCGTAGAACTGCTTGACCAGGTTCCGCTGCTGAAGATTGACCCAGTTCTTTTTAATTATATTGAAAATGATCTTTCTGAGCTGCCACAACAACTTCTAGATGATATTTATCAAAAAGCTTATTTAAGGAAAAATCACGAACGCATTCAGTTAGAGTATTGTTTTGTTGTATCAGATGGGACAGGCATATTGGCTGTAGATACAATCGGCTATAATATTCCAATCAGAAAAAGCAGGCTAATACCAAGGCAGGAACAGCTGGCATATGAAATGCTTGAAAATCAGGAAACGGCTAATTACTCATTTAATGATCAAACGGCATTGAAGGAATTCCATATTCTTTCTCCTTCTCCAGATTTAATGGCAGGTCTGACAAGAAAAGAAAGACAGCTTAAACAGCTTCTGTTTATGGCGCTGGATCAGCTTCATTCCTCCAAAAATGATGCCGAAATCCGTTATTGGTATACGGAGTGGAGCCCTGAACGCTATACGAAAATACAATCAATGAATTTCGAAGAGGCCTGGTATGAATTATTTGATGAAAGTAAATACGGCTGGTCAGGCAAACATGAAAAGTTTTGTGAAAACTTAATAAAAGGACAGCCGTTTTTTGAGAAGTTGTGGGAAATGGAGCATGGTCCAAAAGTAAATTAA
- the opp4C gene encoding oligopeptide ABC transporter permease, which yields MEPSISQQTSPGLAEPVKPPKSQSPWALARRKFLRNKAAMISLVFLLLVCVMSILAEPLTMPVEETAKINLTQMSKEPSAEHYFGTDKSGRDVFARTLHGGKTSLLLAFSITISVITLGTLVGATAGYFGGWVDNALMRFTDFMMNFPFLLFVIVLKSIFIESSTGTLIFVISVLSWTGTARLVRSKVMAEKENEYIMSAVSIGCSAPKTIFKHLLPNVMSTIIVQATITLAAMIVAETGLSFLGFGVPINIPTWGNMLQEARSPDVLTSKWWIWIPPAAVLTFTILSINFIGEGLKDAFNPKSNR from the coding sequence ATGGAACCATCAATTTCACAGCAAACTTCGCCTGGTTTAGCAGAGCCTGTTAAACCTCCGAAGAGTCAATCACCATGGGCTCTCGCCCGCCGCAAGTTTTTGCGCAATAAAGCAGCAATGATCAGTCTGGTATTCCTGCTGCTGGTCTGTGTAATGTCCATATTGGCTGAGCCGCTGACTATGCCGGTTGAGGAGACAGCCAAGATTAATTTAACACAAATGAGCAAAGAGCCATCTGCTGAACATTACTTCGGCACTGACAAGTCTGGCAGAGACGTTTTTGCCCGAACTCTGCATGGCGGCAAGACATCACTCTTGCTTGCATTCTCTATCACGATCTCGGTTATTACCCTTGGTACTCTCGTTGGTGCTACTGCGGGCTACTTTGGTGGCTGGGTTGATAATGCCCTGATGAGATTCACAGACTTTATGATGAACTTTCCATTCCTGCTATTTGTTATCGTGTTGAAATCCATTTTTATTGAATCAAGTACAGGAACCCTCATATTTGTAATAAGTGTACTCAGCTGGACAGGGACTGCACGTCTGGTGCGAAGCAAGGTCATGGCTGAGAAGGAAAATGAATATATCATGAGTGCGGTATCCATTGGATGTTCTGCACCGAAAACCATTTTTAAACATTTACTGCCAAACGTCATGTCAACCATTATTGTTCAGGCAACCATTACTCTTGCAGCGATGATCGTAGCAGAGACAGGCCTAAGCTTCCTTGGTTTTGGTGTACCAATCAACATTCCAACTTGGGGGAACATGCTTCAGGAAGCAAGGAGTCCCGATGTTTTAACAAGTAAATGGTGGATATGGATTCCGCCTGCTGCTGTTCTAACATTTACAATTCTATCTATTAACTTTATTGGTGAAGGCTTAAAAGATGCCTTCAACCCTAAATCAAACAGATAA